The Weissella confusa DNA window TGGCTCAAGGCCACAAGCGATTTTAAACTAATTTAAAAAACTCAAAAAATTACGCGGTGTATTTTTTCGGCTCAATTTATATTGATTAACAATATTAAATGAATTTAAAAATTTACAATTATGATTCAGTTTTCAAAGAACTAAGTTTGAGTGTAAATCACTCAAAACTGAATATCGTTTCGTGAATGTGTAGGTTTCCGATTTTCCTTAGAAAGGAGGTGATCCAGCCGCAGGTTCTCCTACGGCTACCTTGTTACGACTTCACCCTAATCATCTGTCCCACCTTAGACGGCTGGCTCCCGAAGGTTACCCCACCGGCTTTGGGTGTTACAAACTCTCATGGTGTGACGGGCGGTGTGTACAAGACCCGGGAACGTATTCACCGCGGCGTGCTGATCCGCGATTACTAGCGATTCCGACTTCATGTAGGCGAGTTGCAGCCTACAATCCGAACTGAGACGTACTTTAAGAGATTAGCTCACCCTCGCGGGTTGGCAACTCGTTGTATACGCCATTGTAGCACGTGTGTAGCCCAGGTCATAAGGGGCATGATGATTTGACGTCATCCCCACCTTCCTCCGGTTTGTCACCGGCAGTCTCACTAGAGTGCCCAACTGAATGCTGGCAACTAGTAATAAGGGTTGCGCTCGTTGCGGGACTTAACCCAACATCTCACGACACGAGCTGACGACAACCATGCACCACCTGTCACCTTGTCCCCGAAGGGAACGCTCCATCTCTGGAGTTGTCAAGGGATGTCAAGACCTGGTAAGGTTCTTCGCGTTGCTTCGAATTAAACCACATGCTCCACCGCTTGTGCGGGTCCCCGTCAATTCCTTTGAGTTTCAACCTTGCGGTCGTACTCCCCAGGCGGAGTGCTTAATGCGTTAGCTGCGGCACTTAAGGGCGGAAACCCTCAAACACCTAGCACTCATCGTTTACGGTGTGGACTACCAGGGTATCTAATCCTGTTTGCTACCCACACTTTCGAGCCTCAACGTCAGTTACAGTCCAGAAAGCCGCCTTCGCCACTGGTGTTCTTCCATATATCTACGCATTTCACCGCTACACATGGAGTTCCACTTTCCTCTACTGCACTCAAGTCATCCAGTTTCCAAAGCAATTCCTCAGTTGAGCTGAGGGCTTTCACTTCAGACTTAAATAACCGTCTGCGCTCGCTTTACGCCCAATAAATCCGGATAACGCTTGGAACATACGTATTACCGCGGCTGCTGGCACGTATTTAGCCGTTCCTTTCTGGTAAGATACCGTCACACATTGAACAGTTACTCTCAATGTCATTCTTCTCTTACAACAGTGTTTTACGAGCCGAAACCCTTCATCACACACGCGGCGTTGCTCCATCAGGCTTTCGCCCATTGTGGAAGATTCCCTACTGCTGCCTCCCGTAGGAGTATGGGCCGTGTCTCAGTCCCATTGTGGCCGATCAGTCTCTCAACTCGGCTATGCATCATCGCCTTGGTAAGCCATTACCTTACCAACTAGCTAATGCACCGCGGGACCATCTCTTAGTGATAGCAGAACCATCTTTTAAATAACAACCATGCGGTTGTCATTGTTATACGGTATTAGCATCTGTTTCCAAATGTTATCCCCTGCTAAGAGGTAGGTTTCCCACGTGTTACTCACCCGTTCGCCACTCTTTGCAATGTCCATCGTCATATCTGAGCAAGCTCTTCAAATCAGTTGAACCACAAAGCGTTCGACTTGCATGTATTAGGCACGCCGCCAGCGTTCATCCTGAGCCAGGATCAAACTCTCAATTTGAAGTTTGAGTATAACTCAATTTTTGTTGTTTAACAGAAGTTAAACGAATTTACTAGCGAATTGACTTCGCAAATGTTTTTGCATCAAGAACTAGCTTGATGACCCTACACATTTGTTTCATCGAAACGATATTCAGTTTTCAATGATCTACTAAGCGGACGACGGGAATCGAACCCGCATTCCCAGCTTGGAAGGCTGGAGCACTAGCCATTGTACTACATCCGCATGAATGCTTTTATATAACTCGTTGCCTCAACAACATAATATATATTACACATCCATTCATGAATCGTCAACCCCTTTTTTAAAAGAAGTTTGAATTCGTTTTATTTTCTACTTGTGAACGTACATCGCATCCCCAAAACTAAAGAAGCGATAACCTTCAGAAATAGCGTGTTGGTAGGCGTTCAAGATGTTCTCACGACCCGTAAACGCAGCAACCAACATCACCAAAGTTGACTTTGGCAAGTGGAAGTTTGTAATGAACGCATCAACAACCGTCCACTTATAACCAGGCTTGATAAAGATATCCGTCCAACCTGAGTCTTCGCGTAGTTCACCATTAAACTTTGAACCGATCGTCTCAAGAGTACGGATAGATGTCGTACCGGTTGCCACAATACGCCCACCATTGGCCTTCACGTCGTTCAGCGTTTGGGCTGCCTCAGCTGACAATTGGTAGAACTCTGAGTGCATCTTGTGATCCTCGATGTTCTCTTCTTCAACTGGACGGAACGTTCCCAAACCAACGTGCAACGTCAATTCAACTAACTTAACACCCTTATCAGCAGCCTTTTGCAATAGCTCTGGTGTCCAGTGCAAACCAGCCGTTGGTGCTGCAGCTGATCCATTAACCTTTGAGTAGACCGTTTGATAACGTTCCTTATCATCTAGCTTCTCTTTAATATATGGTGGCAATGGCATTTCACCAAGTGATTCCAAAATCTCCAAGAAGATACCATCGTACTTGAACTCAATCATACGGCCACCGTGTTCAAGTTCTTCAGTGACCACTGCCTTCAACGCACCGTCACCAAAGACAATTTCCTGACCGACTGGGTACTTCTTAGCTGGCTTGACCAACGTCTCCCAGACATCACCATGATCTTGGCGCAACAACAAGACTTCTACGTGACCACCAGTTCCTGGGCGCTCACCATAAAGACGTGCTGGCAAAACACGTGAGTTATTCATAACCAACGCATCCCCAGGATTTAGGTAATCCAAAATATCATAGAAGTGACGATCGTGGACTTCACCCGTTTCTGCATTCAATTCCAACAAACGTGACCCGTCGCGTTGCTTCAATGGCGTTTGTGCAATCAACTCATGTGGCAAATCATAATCAAAATCTTCAAGTGTATAGTGTTGTTCTGTCATCTCAATTAACCCTTCTTCTCAACAAACGGTAGTCCTAAGTGTTCATACGCTGCTTGCGTCACCACACGTCCGCGCGGTGTACGTTGCAAGAAACCAATTTGTAGCAAGTATGGCTCATACATTGATTCAATCGTATCAACTTCTTCACCAATATTAGCTGCAATGGTATTCACACCCACCGGGCCACCTTGGTAGTACTCAATCATTGTGCGCAAAATCTTGTGGTCAACTTCATCTAGTCCGGCACTATCAACCTTCAACAAATCCAACGAGAAGTTAACCGTTGCGTCATCGATGTCATCACGTTGCTTCACCATTGCGAAGTCACGCACACGACGCAGCAAACGATTTGCGACACGTGGCGTACCACGTGATCGACGTGCTAATTCAATCGCACCTGACTCTTTAATCGTCGTATTAAAGATATCAGCTGATCGTTGAATAATCTCTGCTAACTCACTTGTTGTGTAATACGCCATGTGTTCCACAATACCAAAGCGATCACGCAACGGTTGTGACAACATACCGGCACGCGTTGTTGCACCAATCAATGTGAATGGTGGCAATGGGAAGTGAATTGGTCGGGCAGTTGGTCCTTCACCAGCAATAATGTCGACGTAGAAATCTTCCATCGCTGAATAAAGCATTTCCTCAACCGTCTTAGGCATACGGTGAATTTCATCAATAAACAACACATCGCCCGGTTGTAATTCGTTTAGCAAGGCCAACAAATCACCCGACTTTTCAATCGCCGGTCCTGACGTGGTACGCAAACCCACGCCCATTTCATTCGCAATTACCATCGCCAACGTCGTCTTACCTAGTCCGGGTGGCCCATATAGCAAAACGTGGTCAAGTGGCTCTTCACGTTGGCGCGCCGCTTGAATATAAACTTGCAAACGGGCTTTCAATGGTTCTTGACCAATATATTGACTTAACGTTGATGGGCGAAGCGACTTTTCAATCAATTCCTCACCGAAATCAGCCGCCGTGTCACGTAAAATATCGTCAGCCATCTAACAGCCTCCTTTCGGCCTATTATTGTAGTAACTTCAAACCAGCACTGACATACGCAGCCGTATCCATTGGCGCTTCCTTAGCCAGTGCCTTTTCAACCTTATTAACATCTTTCTTCGCATAACCAAGTGCTTCAAGTGCCAACAAAGCATCCGTCAACTCTGGGTTGTCATCATTAGCTGGTTGCGTTGGCAAAATCAAACCAAGATCAGCGTCATTATTAAATGGCAAATCACCAAGCTTGTTTTGCAAATCCAGAATAATTTGTTGGGCCGTCTTCTTACCAATACCTGGGAACTTAATCAAGAAGTTCACATCGTTATTGGCAATTGCACTCACCAGCCCACTGTGATCAGCATTCGCCAAAATGGCCAAAGCTGACTTTGGTCCGATACCAGACACGTTTAGTAGCTTTTGGAACAGCAATTTTTCATCAGCTGTAATAAAGCCATACAAGGATTGCTCGTTCTCACGAATAATTTGTTCAACATAAACGCGTTCTAATTCATTCAATGGAAAAGCGTATGGATTGGCAACTAAGACGCGATAGCCAACGCCACCAACTTCCACAACGATGTAATTTGGTGCAATATCAGTAATAACACCATTCAAATACTCGTACATCTATCTTCTCCCTGTTCATTTACTTAATTCATATTGTACCAGAAATTAGGTTTTCTCGAACAGTGACATGTGAATTCAAAAAGCCGACTGCTTTTGTATCACATACGATACACCAAAAACACTTTTAGTTAGTTAAACTGATAATTTCTAGTTTTCTTTCACAATTCGTTCACAACTGATAGCTATTATAAGTATATCGACTTGATGTTAACCGAATTACAAACCCATGTAATTCTGCAAGTTGATTCGTCACCCACATGGCGATTGATTTTGCTTTCCCAAGCGAATCTACTCAATTAACATATCTCTTATAAACCTACAGCAAAAATGGACCAAGTCTTCGCGACTCGGTCCATTTTTGTTTATTCATAACTTTTCTTATTCAGCATCAATACCGATGAATGACCATGTGTCAAAATCAAACAATCCTTGATCCGTAATCTTCAAACTTGGAATAACTGGCAATGCCATGAACGACAACGTTTGGAAAACGTCAAAGTCGACGTTGCATAGTTGTGAAATCTTAGCATGTAGTTCACGGGTCTTAGCAACTGTTGTTTCAACCGATGCTGTGGTCATCAAACCACCAATCTCAAGTGGCAACGCCGTTACATCACCTTGACCGTTAACAACGACCATACCTCCACCAATTTCACGCAAGGCATCAGCTGCCTGCACTATCGCTTCATCACTGGCCCCAGCAATTACCACGTTGTGTGAATCATTTGAGAATGTTGTCCCAACGGCACCTTCGCGAATACCCAAACCACGGATAATGCCAACCCCATTACCCAAATCATGGTAACGTTCTGCCACCGTAATTTTTGCAAATTCAGCATTCGGCAAAAATTCATGGTCACCATTCATTGGCACATCAACCACGCTATGTTCTGTATCGATGTGGAAAGGCTTCACGTCAATAACGTGTGCACGGCCCGTCTTAAGTGGCAATGCCAAATCGGCTTCAGTCAAAGACACATTCATCAAGTTCGTGGCAAATGGTCGTGGTTGCACCGGCTCGTGCTCATCAATCCATTCACCGCTGACCATTGTACGCGTTGGCTCCAACGTCTTTAGATCCTCAACCACAACCAAGTCGGCCACATATCCAGCCGTCAATGCACCAACATTAGTAAGGTGATGTGCTTCGGCCGCGTTCAACGTTGCCATTGTCAACGCCAGTTCAGGTGCCATCCCCGCGTTCATCGCAACCCGTACACTGTGATCAACCCCACCATTTTCTGCAATATCCACTGCCGTCTTATCGTCAGTTGCAAATGAGAACTGACGCTGATTTTGCGCATTGATAGCTGGCAAGATTGCCAATTCATCTTGTTCAACCGTTCCTTCGCGAATCAAAATGTGCATGCCTAGGGCTGCTCGTTCAGCAGCTTCTTGTGCATTCACCGCTTCGTGATCAGTATCAATGCCCACATTACGGTAATCCGCAATTTGTTCAGGTGTTAGCCCAGCACCGTGTCCATCAACCGTTTTATGTGCAGCCAACGCATCGGCGATTTTCTGCATCATATCTGGATCCGCATTAGCGACCGCTGGGTAATCCATTACTTCAGCCAATCCACCGACATCTGGATGATCGTAGAACGGCTTTAAGTCAGCCGCATGCAGCGCTGCACCAGTACGCTCAAAGTTAGTAGCCGGCACTGATGATGGCAACATCACATGATAGTGGAATGGCGTACGCCCGGCCTCATCCAACATATATTGGATAGCTGGCGCACCGGCCACACTCGCAATTTCATGTGGATCAATGAAAGCACGGGTAATCCCATGGTCCATAAAGACGCTCGCCAAGGTTGTCGGCGCCAAAGTCGTGCTTTCAACGTGCATGTGTGCGTCAATCAAACCTGGAATCACGTATTGACCTTGTGCATCATACGTTTGCGTGGCAACACCAGTCGCTGGTGTACCCAAGAAAACAATTTTGTCACCTGTCACCCAAAGATCCGTCTCAACGAATTTTTGATTAAAAACATCAAGTACTTTAGCATTCGTGATATGCCAATCTGCTGTTACTGTCATTTCATTACCCCTATGTATACAAGAAAAGTGCGGCAAGCCGCACTTTCGGTTTAACTGTTTTATTGCTTAGCGTAATTTGGTGCTGACTTTGTCAATTCCACATCATGTGGGTGACTTTCAGCCAAACCAGCCGCTGTAATTTGGACAAATTGCGCGTTAAGACGCAAATCATCAATCGTTGCTGAACCAGTGTAACCCATGCCTGAACGGAGACCGCCAGCAATCTGGAACAAATCATCTGCTGGTGTGTCACCGATAATATCAGTATCGACCATGACGGCCACTGCACCAGCAGCCAAAGCCTTGACGATGTCACCTGAGTAGCGAATACCAGCGCCCAAAACAACGCCGGCATCAAATTCGCTCGCAACTTCAGCAACCGCCATCGTTGTTGTTACCGTATAAACCGGTTGGCCTGGCAAAGGGGCTACCTTAACCAAATCAATGCCCGTTTCGAACAAACGACGCGCTGTCTCGGCATCAGCAACTGGTCCAGCCATAATTGTCAATGGCGGTACTTCTTGCGCCAACAAACGCAATGTGTCGATTGCTTGGTCAAGATTGTCATCCAATACGATATCAATTAGCTTTGCGCCCGCTGCGTGGAGCATAACGGCCGTCTCAAACGCATCAACTTCATTTAAAACTTCGACCCCAACAAGTGCCGCTTCATCATCAGCGACCATCGCTTGTACATCTTGTAATTGCGTTCCCCCAGCTGGCAAGACTGCCAGTGCACCGTTTGCAGCGAATGCTTGTGCCATCCCCAAATCAGTCATTGCTGGCGCCCCAATCACCGGCAAAGCCTCTTGCACATCACCTGACAAATTCGTCGCTAATGACACGGCGTTTGGCAAAACATTTGATTCGCTTGGTACCAACAACACTTGATCCAAACTCAATCCAGCTACTTCTGTTTCCATCATGTTTAAACTCTCCCCCTAGGCTTGTGCGACAACGATGCGTGGTACTTGTGGCAAGCGCGTGTAATCAACCGCTTCCTTCATATTAGCCAAGTGTCCTTGGTTGACCATTTCATCAATCGTTGTTGCACCAGCATTTACCATGCCACGTCGAACGCCAACCAACACGTTGTTCAAGACATCCGTCAACGCACCCTTGTACGCTGTACGTGCTTCGATTCCCTCTGGCACCATCTTGTTGGCTTCATTAACTTCACATTGGAAGTAACGATCCTTTGAACCGTTTTCCATCGCAGCAATTGAACCCATGCCTCGGTATGACTTGTATTGGTGACCCGTTTGTTCATCAGTAAAGACTTCCCCAGGCGCTTCCAATGTACCGGCAAGCATTGAACCAAGCATTACCGCGTTACCACCAGACGCCAAAGCCTTAACGACATCACCAGCATCCTTGATACCACCGTCAGCAATAATTGCCTTGCCATATTGCTTAGCAACTTCAGCTGCATCGGCAATGGCTGAAATTTGTGGAACACCCACACCAGCCACAACACGCGTCGTGCAAATTGAACCAGGTCCGATACCAACCTTAACCACGTCGGCACCCGCATCGTACAAAGCAGCAGCGCCAGCCTTCGTCGCAATATTTCCAGCAATGATGTTCAACTCTGGGAAGGCAGCACGTACTTCACTAACCTTACGCAATACGCCTTCTGAGTGACCGTGAGCCGAATCAAGCACGATAGCATCAACCCCGGCATCAACCAAAGCACCAACACGCGTTACTGTATCTGATGTCACACCGACCGCACCAGCGACCAACAAGCGACCGTTATAATCAACTGCTGCTTGTGGGTAGCGGGCTGCATCAATCGTTGCGGCCTTAACCTTAGCAACTTCTGCTGCTTGGTCGGCGATCAACATGTTCTTGTGAACCACACCCATACCACCAAGCAAAGCCAATTGCGTTGCCAAACGGGCTTCGGTTACCGTATCCATTGCAGCTGACAACATTGGAATGTTGAGGTGCAAAGTTGGTGTTAGTGTCGTTGCCAAAGAAATATCGCTTTGTGATAATCCGTTAGTGGTGTTGTTTACCAATTGAACGTCATCAAACGTCAATCCCATCGGAACGAACTTATTTGTGGCTGAAAAGTGTGACATGAGAACCTCCAAATTTTGTGTAACAAAAAAGCATTTCTGGATACAGTGATCCACAAATGCTTACAAAGAGGGTTTTCTCTTGTGAGTCATTTGCGGATTGTCGCCACTTTAGGTAGGCGGTAGAAACTCGCTGGCCATTTTCCAGCAATTAAATCTGCAAGGACAAAAATGTCTTTTTTGAAAAAGTTATTGTTGAATATA harbors:
- the ruvA gene encoding Holliday junction branch migration protein RuvA, with protein sequence MYEYLNGVITDIAPNYIVVEVGGVGYRVLVANPYAFPLNELERVYVEQIIRENEQSLYGFITADEKLLFQKLLNVSGIGPKSALAILANADHSGLVSAIANNDVNFLIKFPGIGKKTAQQIILDLQNKLGDLPFNNDADLGLILPTQPANDDNPELTDALLALEALGYAKKDVNKVEKALAKEAPMDTAAYVSAGLKLLQ
- the queA gene encoding tRNA preQ1(34) S-adenosylmethionine ribosyltransferase-isomerase QueA → MTEQHYTLEDFDYDLPHELIAQTPLKQRDGSRLLELNAETGEVHDRHFYDILDYLNPGDALVMNNSRVLPARLYGERPGTGGHVEVLLLRQDHGDVWETLVKPAKKYPVGQEIVFGDGALKAVVTEELEHGGRMIEFKYDGIFLEILESLGEMPLPPYIKEKLDDKERYQTVYSKVNGSAAAPTAGLHWTPELLQKAADKGVKLVELTLHVGLGTFRPVEEENIEDHKMHSEFYQLSAEAAQTLNDVKANGGRIVATGTTSIRTLETIGSKFNGELREDSGWTDIFIKPGYKWTVVDAFITNFHLPKSTLVMLVAAFTGRENILNAYQHAISEGYRFFSFGDAMYVHK
- the ade gene encoding adenine deaminase, with protein sequence MTVTADWHITNAKVLDVFNQKFVETDLWVTGDKIVFLGTPATGVATQTYDAQGQYVIPGLIDAHMHVESTTLAPTTLASVFMDHGITRAFIDPHEIASVAGAPAIQYMLDEAGRTPFHYHVMLPSSVPATNFERTGAALHAADLKPFYDHPDVGGLAEVMDYPAVANADPDMMQKIADALAAHKTVDGHGAGLTPEQIADYRNVGIDTDHEAVNAQEAAERAALGMHILIREGTVEQDELAILPAINAQNQRQFSFATDDKTAVDIAENGGVDHSVRVAMNAGMAPELALTMATLNAAEAHHLTNVGALTAGYVADLVVVEDLKTLEPTRTMVSGEWIDEHEPVQPRPFATNLMNVSLTEADLALPLKTGRAHVIDVKPFHIDTEHSVVDVPMNGDHEFLPNAEFAKITVAERYHDLGNGVGIIRGLGIREGAVGTTFSNDSHNVVIAGASDEAIVQAADALREIGGGMVVVNGQGDVTALPLEIGGLMTTASVETTVAKTRELHAKISQLCNVDFDVFQTLSFMALPVIPSLKITDQGLFDFDTWSFIGIDAE
- a CDS encoding IMP dehydrogenase, whose amino-acid sequence is MSHFSATNKFVPMGLTFDDVQLVNNTTNGLSQSDISLATTLTPTLHLNIPMLSAAMDTVTEARLATQLALLGGMGVVHKNMLIADQAAEVAKVKAATIDAARYPQAAVDYNGRLLVAGAVGVTSDTVTRVGALVDAGVDAIVLDSAHGHSEGVLRKVSEVRAAFPELNIIAGNIATKAGAAALYDAGADVVKVGIGPGSICTTRVVAGVGVPQISAIADAAEVAKQYGKAIIADGGIKDAGDVVKALASGGNAVMLGSMLAGTLEAPGEVFTDEQTGHQYKSYRGMGSIAAMENGSKDRYFQCEVNEANKMVPEGIEARTAYKGALTDVLNNVLVGVRRGMVNAGATTIDEMVNQGHLANMKEAVDYTRLPQVPRIVVAQA
- the ruvB gene encoding Holliday junction branch migration DNA helicase RuvB, with amino-acid sequence MADDILRDTAADFGEELIEKSLRPSTLSQYIGQEPLKARLQVYIQAARQREEPLDHVLLYGPPGLGKTTLAMVIANEMGVGLRTTSGPAIEKSGDLLALLNELQPGDVLFIDEIHRMPKTVEEMLYSAMEDFYVDIIAGEGPTARPIHFPLPPFTLIGATTRAGMLSQPLRDRFGIVEHMAYYTTSELAEIIQRSADIFNTTIKESGAIELARRSRGTPRVANRLLRRVRDFAMVKQRDDIDDATVNFSLDLLKVDSAGLDEVDHKILRTMIEYYQGGPVGVNTIAANIGEEVDTIESMYEPYLLQIGFLQRTPRGRVVTQAAYEHLGLPFVEKKG
- a CDS encoding IMP dehydrogenase; translation: MMETEVAGLSLDQVLLVPSESNVLPNAVSLATNLSGDVQEALPVIGAPAMTDLGMAQAFAANGALAVLPAGGTQLQDVQAMVADDEAALVGVEVLNEVDAFETAVMLHAAGAKLIDIVLDDNLDQAIDTLRLLAQEVPPLTIMAGPVADAETARRLFETGIDLVKVAPLPGQPVYTVTTTMAVAEVASEFDAGVVLGAGIRYSGDIVKALAAGAVAVMVDTDIIGDTPADDLFQIAGGLRSGMGYTGSATIDDLRLNAQFVQITAAGLAESHPHDVELTKSAPNYAKQ